The Pyxidicoccus sp. MSG2 DNA segment GTAGCCGCCAAACAGCTGCAGGCACCGGTCCGCGACGATGCAGGCCTGGTCCGTCACCCAATACTTGGCCATGGCCGCCGTTGTCACATCAAGCCTGCCCGCCAGGTGGGCTTCGATGCAGTCGTCGATGAAGGTGCGACAGACACGCCTCAGGGTCGCACACTCGGCCAGCTCGAAGCGCGTGTTCTGCAGAGCGAAAAGCGGCTTGCCGAAGACGTGCCGCTGCTTCGTGTAGTCGATGGTGACCTCCACGGCGCGCTCCAGGCTCGCCATGGCGATGAGCGCCGTGCTCAGCCGCTCCTGGGGGAGTTGCTGCATGAGCTGGATGAAGCCTTTGCCCTCCTCGCCGCCGAGCAGGTTCACCGCGGGGACCTTCAGGTCATCGAAGAAGAGCTCGGTGGTGTCCTGGCCCTTCCCGCCGAGCTTCTCGAGGATGCGACCCCGCTGGAAGCCGGGCGTGGTGTCGGAGACCTCGGCACACAGCAGGGAGATGCCGGCGTGGCCCTTCGCGTCCCCCGTCCGCGCCGCGATGATGAGGAAGTCGCACACGTGGCCGTTGGAGATGAACGTCTTCGCCCCGCTCACCCGGTAGAAGTCGCCTTCACGCACCGCGCGGGTGGAAATGGCCTGGAGGTCCGAGCCCGTCCCCGGCTCCGTCATCGCGATGGCGCCCACCCACTCACCGCTGGCGAGCTTCGGCAGCCACTTCTGTTTCTGGGCCTCGGACGCGTAGGCAAGGATGTAGTGCGCGACGATGGTGCAGTGCACCGCGAAGCCCATGGACGGGTCTCCGGCGCGAATCTGCTCCTCGATGAGGACCGCCTCGTGCGCGAAGGTGCCACCGCCGCCGCCGTAGGCCTCGGGGATGGACATGCAGAGCAGCCCCAGCTCGCCCGCCCGCCGGTAGAGCGCCTTGTCCGGATACCCCTGGGCCACGTGCTTGGGCACGTTGGGGAGGACTTCCTTCGTGAAGTAGCTGGCCGCGAGGCCTCGCACCTGCTCGAGCTCGTCCGAGCTCCACCGAGAACGTGCCGTCATGTCCGTCTCTCTCCGTTCTACAGCCCGAACGTCTTGCCGATGATGTCGCGCTGGATTTCGCTCGTGCCGCCGTAGACGGTGGAGATGACCGTGGCGCGCAGGTGCGACTCCATGTCGTACTCAGTGGCGTAACCGTAGCCGCCCATCATCTGCATGCCTTCGAGCGCCACGCGCTTGGCCGTCTCGGTCGTCTTCAGCTTCGCCATGGAGGCCTCGCGAGGGAGCATCCGCTCGGGCGCCTCGTCCGCCATCGCGGCCACGCGGTAGAGGAGCAGCTCGCAGCAGTCGAGCTCGGTGGCCAGGTCCGCGATGCGGTGCTTGAGCGCCTGGAACGAGCCCACCGGCCTGCCGAACTGCTTGCGCTCCTTCACGTACGTGACGGCGTCGTCGAACGCGCGCCGGCCACGGCCGAGCATGGTGGCCGCGAGGATGAGTCGCTCGCTGTTGAGCCCCGCCATCAACTGCGGCCAGGCCTGGTCCACGGCGCCGACGACGGCGCTCTCCGGCAGGAAGCAGTCGGTGAAGAAGACGTCATTGACGTCCCTGCCCGCCATCGTGGGGATGCCGCGAATCTCCACCCCGGGCGTGCCGGTGGGGACGCAGAACATCGTGAGTCCCTCATGCCGCGAGCCCGTGGTGCTCGTGCGAGCCACGAGCAGCATGTGGTCCGCGAGGTGCGCGTTGGAGCACCAGGTCTTCTGCCCGTTGATGACGAAACCACCCTGCGTCCGCGTCGCGCGGCAGGTGATGGCGGCGGCGTCCGAGCCGGCTCCAGGCTCGGAGATGGAGATGGCCTCCACCCGGCCCTGGACGATGCCGCCGAGGACCTTCTCGCGCTGGGCCTCGGTTCCGAACTTCGCGTACGGACCGGCGGCGACCGCCGTGGTGACATAGCCCCCCACCGGGGCGAGCCCGTACGCGGTGCGCTCTGCGAAGAGGCACATGTCGGCCATGCCGCCGCCCGAGCCGCCGTACTTCAGCGGCAGGCCCACCCCGAGCCAGCCGAGCTCCGCCATCTGCGCGTAGAGGGCGGGGTTGTGGGCCTCGGTGCCGTTGCGGGTCAGCGCGTCGCGCTGCGCGCGCGTCCCCGTCTTGTCGCGGCAGAACGCGTCGATGGCGGCGGCGAAGGAGGCTTGCTCCGGGGTTCTCGCGTGCATGGGATTGGAGGCCCTTTCAGGCGTTTGCGTAGAGCGAGGCGATGCGCTCGGCGTACTTCTCGAGGATGACGCGGCGCTTGAGCTTGAGGGTGAGCGTGATTTCGCCCGTCACGGGAGACCACGCCTCGGGGACCACGTCGTAGCGCTTGAGCTGCTCCGCCCGGGAGAGCCGGGCGTTGGTCCTGGCCACGAGGGAGTCGAGCTCTGCGCGAATCGTCGGGTCGCGCATGAGGTCGACGAGCGACTGCGCCGCGAGGCCGCGGGCCCTGGCCCAGAGCGGCGCGGCTTCCGGGTCGAGGGACACAAGTGCCGTCAAGAAGGGCCGATTGTCACCAATCGCCATCGCCTGACCGACGAGCGGGTGCGCGCGCAGCATTCCCTCAATCTTCGAGGGCGCGATGTTCTTCCCGCTCGAGGTGATGATCAGCTCCTTCTTCCGGTCGGTGATGGAGAGGAAGCCGTCGGGGTCGACCGTGCCGATGTCGCCGGTGGCGAGCCAGCCATCCCTGTCCGTCGCGCTGACAATCCGGCCGTCCTCGGAGAGGTAGCCGAGGAACACCACGGGGCCGCGGACGAAGATTTCACCGTCCGGGGCCAGCCGGAGCTGCACCCCGGGGATGGTCCGCCCCACCGCGCCGACGCGGAAGTCCGTGGGCGTGTTGACGGTGGCGCAGCCGGTCGTCTCGCTCATGCCCCAGACCTCCAGCACCTTGATGCCGAAGCCGCCGAGGTACTCGAGGATGTCGACGGGGATGGGCGCCGAGCCGCTGCTCGCCCACACCAGCGCGTCCAGCCCGAGCGTCTGGCGCAGGGGCTTCAGGACTCGCGCCTCCGCCTCCTCCGCCTTCCGCTGAAGCTCCGGGGGCACGGCCCTACCGGAGCCTTCGAGCTGGAAGGCCTCCAGCGCCACCGCGTGGGCGGCGAGGATGGCCTCGCGCTTCGGCGCTTCGAGCATGTCCAGCTTCGCCCGCAGGCCCGCGGCGAGCTTCTCCCACAGGCGCGGTACGCCGAAGAACGCGGGGGCCCGCGCCCGCGCCAGCATCGGCATCACGCCCGCCGGGTCCGTGCAGATGTGCACGTGCAGCGCCTTGTAGAGTGCGCGGTAGAGGCCGAGCTCGCGCTCGCCAATGTGCGCCAGCGGGAGGTAGGCGATGGAGGAGACCCGCATCGGGACGGGGGCGCAGAGGTCCACCGCGACGGCCTCGTAGAAGGCGTTGCGGTGGCTCAGCACCACGCCCTTCGGGTCACCGGTGGTGCCCGAGGTGTAGATCATCGAGATGGGGTCCTCGGGCCGGATGGCCTTCCAGCCGTCCTCGAAGACGGCGGGGTCCGCCTCGTGCAGCCCGCGTCCCTCGGCTTCGACCTGGGCGTAGGAGACGAAGCGCGCATCCCCGGCGGGAATCGCCGAGGCGTCGACGACGATGACCCGCTTGAGCGCCCGGAGCGTGTCGAGCACCGGCAGCCACCGTGAGACTTCGTCCGCGCCCTCCAGCACCACCACCGTGGCCGCGCTGTGCCGCGCGACATAGCCTATCTGCTCGGTGCTCAGCGTCTGGTACGCGGTGCAGGGGATGGCGGCGAGGTGGGCCGCCGCATAGTCGATGACCCAGTGCTCCGGCCGGCCGGACATCATGATCATCATCCGCTCGCCGCGCTTCAGCCCGAGCGCGCCGAGCCCCCGACAGAGCACGGCTGTCTGCTCACGCAGCAAGGCCCAGGTGAGCGTCCTGTCTCCGGCGGTGAGGGCGGGCTCGCCCGCGTACTCCTCGGCATTGCGCTTGAGCAGGAGCGGCAGCGTGAGCTTGTCCGCCTGTGATTGGCACTGCGCTTCCAGGGCTGCGAGGGACGGACCCATGGGTACCTCCTCCGAGTCATTGGCCTTGCGTGCTGTGTGGGGTGTTTCTCTTCAGGGGTCGACGTAGAGGTCGAGCAGGACGTCGGGCCCGCCGCCGTAGCGCGTGAAATCGGTGACGCCCTCGGCACGGAGGACGTCCTCGTCGATGAAGGTGTGGCCGGTGCACTCGCGCGGCCGGCGCTGGAGGATGGCCACGGCCGCGTCCGCCATGATGTCCGGCGCGCGGGCCCGCTCCATCGAACTGTCGCCCCCGAGCAGGTTCTTCACCGCGGCGGTGGCGATGAGCGTCCGGGGCCAGAGCGCATTCGCGGCGATGCCAGCCTCGGCGAACTCCGCGGCCCAGCCGAGCGTGAGCAGCGTCATCCCGTACTTGGCGAGCGTGTACGCCGGGTGCTTCCCCATCCAGTGCGGCGCGAGGTTGACGGGCGGCGACAGCGAGAGGATGTGCGCCTGGGAGGAGCGCCGCAGGTGCGGCAGCGACGCGCGCGTCAGGAGGAACGTCCCGCGCAGTTGAATCTGCTGCATCAGGTCGAAGCGCTTGACGGACAGCTCGTCCGTCTTGAGCGGAGCGAGGGCGCTCGCGTTGTTCACGCAGAAGTCGATGCCGCCGAAGCGCGCCACCGTCTCGTCCACGGCCCGCTGCACGTCCGCTTCGTCGCGCACGTCGCCGACCACCGCGAGCGCCCGGCCGCCCGCGGCTTCGATTTCCGCGGCCGCCGTGTGCACCGTCCCGGGCAGCCTCGGGTCCGGGGTGTCCGTCTTCGCCAGGAGCGCGACGTTGGCGCCCAGCCGTCCCGCCGCGACGCCAATCGCCAACCCGATGCCGCGGCTTCCCCCGGACATCAACAACGTGCGTCCCGCGAGCGGCTTGAGAGTCATGGCTCTTCCCTTCCCCGCTTGGGCCCCGTCTTCGGCGCCTTCGCGTCGCCACGCTCGGGACCGGACTGGTGAGCCAATTGGGGGAACACGTCGCGCACGATGGTGATGAGCGCTTCGCTCAGGAGCAGGTGCGCGTCCTCGCGGGAGAGCGTCCCACCGCGAATCCACTCGCGGATGGTGGCCTTCACCAGGCCGGCGTAGGAGCGCATCATCGCCCGGTGCCGTGCGTCGCTTCCGACCTCCACTTTGAGGCCCAGGAACTCGAGCGTCTTCAAGGAGGCCACGTCGTCCGCCTCGGCGATGATGCGGTCCACCTCCGGGTCCGAGCCGATGCCCCCCGAACCGGTGACGGCCACGTACGTCTTTCCGTAGGTCGCCACCGTGTTGAGGTACCACTCGACGCTGCGCTCCACCCGCTGCCTCAAGCTCCCGGTCATGGGCACGTTCTCTTCCAGGCCAGGCATGAGCAGCATCCTCTTCACGACCTTCAAGTAGAGGTCCCGCTTCTGCCCGAAGTAGTGGTTGATGAGCCCCCGCGCGACGCCTGCCTCCAGGGCGATGTCCGTGGTGGAGACGTCCGCGTACGGGCGCTCGCCGAACAGCCGCGCGGCGCATTCGAGAATCTGTTCCCGGCGCGTGTCCGGCTCGAGCCGCTTCCAGCGTGGAGCTTCGGCGGAGCTCATGACTGCCCCTCCAGCCAGGGGAGGAATGCCGGCAGGTCCTCCCCGAGCGTCCGGGGGAACTTCGCGGGCCGCTTCTGCAGGAAGGACATCACGCCCTCCACCGCGTCCGCGCTCTGACCCAGGCTCGCGATGAGCCGGCTGTCGAGCGCGAAGGCGGGCTCGGGCGAAGGAAGCGCGCTCATCCGGTAGAGCTCCTGCCGGATGACGGCGACGGACACCGGCGCGGTGGTCTCCACCAATTCGCGGGCGAGCGCATGGGCGGCGTCGAGCAGGGCCTCGGGCTCGTGGAGGGAGCGCACCAGGCCCGCGCCGAGCGCCTCCTCCGCGGGGATGAGCCGGCCGCTCACCATCCAGTCGAGCGCGCGCCCCATTCCGACGATGCGCGGCAGGAACCAGCTCGAGCCCGCTTCCGGATAGATGCCACGCCGGCTGAAGACGAAGCCGAAGCGGCTGTCCTTCGCGGCGAGGCGGAAGTCCGCGGGGAGAATCATCGTCGAGCCCACACCCACGGCGGCGCCATGGACGGCGGCGATGACCGGCTTTCGCAGCGCGAACATCCGGCGCGTCACGCGGGTCGCCGGCTCAATCCAGCCGCGCGCCAGGACCTCTTCGTTCATCACCTCGAGCGATTGGCCGCTGAGGTCCGCTCCCACGCAGAAGTCCCTGCCGGCGCCGGTGAGGATGACCACGCGCACGTCTTCGTTCGCATCCGCGGCGTCGAGCGCGTGGGCGAGCTCGTCCGCCATGGTCACCGTGAAGCCATTGCGCGCTTCGGGGCGGTGCAGCTCGAGCGTGGCAATCCGGCCCGAGAGGGAAGACCGGATGTGTTGGTAGCTCATGGATGGGAACCTCCGTGCTCCCGTGAGAATGATGATGGGAGCTTATTGGCACAGTGTCAACAACAAGGGCCGCTCGGAAACCTGTCTGGCTTTCGACGTGTCGCGTCACCGCGCGGCCGTGGAATTTCTGGATGCGCTACGTAGGGTCGCATGACTCGGACCCTCGGTGCTCACGGGCCGCCCGTCTCCTCGTTGGGCCTCGGACTCGCCGCGCTCGGCCGGCCGGGCTACATCACCCTCGGCCATGGCGCGGACTTCGGTGAGGACCGCTCCGTCCCCGCCATGGAGCGCCAGGCCCATGCGGTGCTGGATGCCGCGTATGACGCCGGTGTCCGCTACTTCGACGCCGCCCGCTCGTACGGCCGCGCGGAGGCGTTCCTCGCCTCGTGGCTCGCCGCGCGCGGGCTGCGCGCCGGGGACGTCACCGTGGGCTCCAAGTGGGGCTACACGTACACCGCCGACTGGCAGGTCCGCGCCGAACACCACGAGGTGAAGGACCACACCCTGCCCACGCTCCAGCGGCAGCTCGGGGAGAGCCGCGCGCTGCTCGGCCGCCACCTGGCGCTGTACCAGATTCACTCCGCCACTTTTGAGAGCGGCGTGCTGCGAGACACCGCCGTCCTCTCCGCGCTGGCCCGGTTGAGGGAGCAGGGGCTGGCGGTGGGACTGTCCTTGAGCGGTGCCTCGCAGGCGGACGTGCTGCGGCGCGCGCTGGAGGTCCGCGTGGACGGAGCGCCGGTGTTCTCCTGCGTGCAGGCCACGTGGAACCTGCTGGAGCGCTCCGCCGGGCCCGCGCTCGCGGAGGCCCACGCCGCTGGCTGGGGTGTCATCGTCAAGGAGGCCGTGGCCAATGGCCGGCTCACCTCGCGCGACTCCAGCCCGGAGCTGCGCCCCTTGCGCGAGCTGGCTTCCGAGCACGGCGTGACACCGGATGCGCTCGCGCTCGCCGCGGTGCTCGCGCAGCCGTGGGTGTCCGTGGTGCTCAGCGGCGCTTCCACCGTGGAGCAGCTCCGGGACAACCTGGCCGCGCGCTCCGTGCCTTGGAGCGCGAAGCTGGATTCACGACTGCACGGCCTGGTGGAGGCGCCTCGCGATTACTGGGCGAAGCGCTCCTCCCTGCCGTGGAACTGAAGGCTACTTCGCGGGGGGCACGCGGTCCGCGCCCTGCCGCTCGAGCATCCACTGCGGGTACTCGTCCGGGAGCTTCGAGACGGCGTCGAGCTTCTTGAGCTGCTCGGGCGTCAGCTTCAGCGTGGTGGCCGCGAGGTTGTCCTCGAGCTGCTGCTCGTTCTTCGCGCCGATGATGATGGTGGTGACGTGCTGCTGGTGCAGCAGCCACGCGAGCGCCACGCGCGCCACGGAGACGTTGTGCTCCTTCGCCACACCGTCCATCACGTCGATGACGTCATAGGCGCGGTCCTTGTTGATGGGCGGGAAGTCGAAGTCGACGCGGCGGCTGCCCTGCGGGCCCTGCTGCTCGCGGCGGTACTTGCCGCTGAGGAAGCCACCGGCCAGCGGGCTCCACACCATGAGGCCCAGGTGCTGGTCCTTCATCAGCGGCACCAGCTCGCGCTCCAGGTCGCGCCCGGCGATGGTGTAGTAGGCCTGCAGCGACTCGAAGCGGGCCAGGCCCTTGTTCTCGCTGATGCCCAGCGCCTTCATGAGCTGCCACGCGGCCAGGTTGGACGCGCCGAGGTAGCGCACCTTGCCCTGACTGACGAGGTCGTCGAGCGCGCGCAGCGTCTCGTCCAGCGGCGTGACGGGGTCGTAGCCGTGAATCTGGTACAGGTCGATGTAGTCGGTACCCAGGCGCTTCAGGCTCGAGTGGACGGAGTCCATGATGTGGCCCCGCGACAGGCCCAGCTCGTTGGGGCCCGGACCCATGCGCCCGCGGACCTTGGTGGCCAGCACGACGTTGGAGCGCTTCGCGCCCAGCGCCTTGCCGAGGAGCTGCTCGGAGGCGCCATTGGAGTAGACGTTGGCGGTGTCGAAGAAGTTGATGCCCGCGTCCAGGGAGCGGCCCACGAGCTTGTCCGCCTCCTCCTGGCCCTGCGTGCCGACGACCTTCCAGAAGCCCTCGCCGCCGAAGGTCATGGCTCCGAAGCACAGCTCCGAGACATAGAGGCCGGTGCGGCCCAGCTGCCGGTAATTCATGTGCGTGCCACCTCGTGTGTCCTGCTTGGGGACTGAGGGCGGGAGATGTAACGGGTTGAGGTGGACGGCGCAGCACTCCCGGTGCATGAGGAGGGCGTGCGCTTCGTGGGCTGGGATTTGACGGACCCGTACTCGCGCGCGTGTCGCCCGGTGGACATCGCGGAGGTCGACACGCGCGGACGGGTGCGCTTCTCCGAGGCCCGGTGGCCCGCGCCTCCGTCAAGGGGCGGTGACTTCAACCCCGTCGTGCTGGCGGCGGCGTTCCCCGTGGGCGCGGAGGATGTGCTCGTCGTGGATGGACCGCAGGCGCTGGCACGGCCGGGGGCACAGGTGAGGGAGGCGGAGCGGCTGCTGCGGGCTCCTGGGAGGACGCCGGACGTACTGCCCGTGCCGGGGCGCCCGTTCTGTGGGTTCGTGCGCGGGAGCGTGCTGCTGTTCGCCGGACTGCGGGCCCGGGGTGGGTTGCCGATGCTGGACGTGGACACGGCATCCGTCCGTGAGGCGCGGCTGTTCGAGGCGTTCCCCGGCGCGACGTGGCGGGAGTTGGCTGTGGAGAAGTTGGGGGCAAAGGCGTCACGCGACGGGCGTGAGCGGCGGCGCGCGGTGCTGGAGGAGAACGGGCTGCGCTTTCCGGAGGGGGATTTGCCCACGCATGACCAGCTCGATGCGGCGCTGTGTGCCTGGCTGGGGTGGCTGACGCGGAAGGCGCCGGAACGAGTGGTGGCCGTGGGTGCACCGCTCACGGTGGATGCGCACGGGTGGCTTCGCGAGGGCTGCATTTTGGACCTGTCACGGGGGCGGTGACTCGCGGCACCCGCGTTGTCACCACTGTCCACGGCGTTGACAGTGACGGTGCCGTGGACCCCGTGACGCCCTGAGGTTTCGCACGGTTGGGGTACCTCGCGGCGCTGGCCGCCCCGTTGCACAGGTGCCGGGTATGACTGCCGCCTTCTACCTGCTGCTGGCGATCGGACTGCTGGGCGCCTTCGACGTCCTCTACTTCCACACGTGGCGCAGCCGCCTCCAGGAGCGCGCCGAGTGCCAGCGGGAAGTTCTCTGGCACACCGTGCGCCACGTCATCTACGGGCTCCAGTTCCTCTGGGTGCCACACCTGCGCTTCCAGGGCGCGGCGCTGGGGTTGCTCGCGGTGCTCTACGCGGCGGATGTCTTCGTCGCCTGGGCCGATGTCTGGGAGGAGCGCGACAGCCGCGCACCCCAGGGTGGCCTGCCTCGCGGCGAGTACTTCATGCACGTGGTGCTCAGCGTGCTCGTCGGGCTGTACCTCATGTCCATCTTCCACGTCGTGTGGCCCGACCGGCTCCTGCCCACCGGCCTTCGCGTGGACCCGCCCGCTGTCCCCGTGGCCCTACGCACGCTGATGACGGTGATGGGCGTGGTGGCGCTGGCCTCGTTTGCTCGGGACCTGGCGCGGTGGTTCGCGTTCCGCCGCATGCCGGTGGCTTCGCTTCCGAAGCAGCCGCCTCCGCGCCGCATCGTCGTGGAGGCGCTCATCCCCGCCCCCGTCGAGACCGTGTGGGAGCGCACGCAGGAGCCGGAGCTGCACACGCAATGGGACGTGCGCTTCACCTCCATCCGCTACCTGCCGGAGTGCGACTCGCGCGGCTTCCACCTCATGGACTACCGCACGCACCTGGGCTTCGGAATGGAGGTGAAGGGCTGGGGCCGCTACCTCGCGAACACGCCGCTGGTGCGCTCCACCTTCGAGTTCGGCTCGGACGACTTCCGCAGCCTCATCCTCAAGGGCCGCGGTCTGTGGCTCTACGAGCGCAGGGCGGAGGGAACGTTCTTCAAGACGGTGTTCGACTACCAGACGCGACACGGCGTGGTGGGCGAGTTGCTCGACGCGGTGCTGTTCCGTCCGATCATGCGGCTGGGCACGGAGTGGGGCTTCGAGACACTGCGCCAGTGGTGCGCGGGGGATGAAGGCGCGCCGGCCCGGGGCCGCTCGCGGTGGCGCTTCGCGCTGTTCGTCCTCGCGCGCGTGCTGGGCAGGGCGCCCGCTCCGGGTGCGGCACGGAGCTGGCTCGGCTCCGGCAATGAGCACCGTGAGGCGGCGCCCTCCTGTGGAGAACTTGTGGAGGTATCGCCATGAGCGGCTCGGCCTCGGCGGAGGGGGTGGAGGGATTCCGGAGGAAGGGCTTCATGAGAGCGAGTGAGACCCCGCGCGCCGTCGGTGACGACGGACCTTCCGCGCGAGGACGGCAGCACGGCGTCGGCGTGCTCCGCGATGACTGCTCGTGCCCGCTGGAACAGGGACAGGAGGATGCCGATGAGGGCATTGCCGCTGTAGAGCTCGCGGACGCACGGAAGTGGCTGCCCGGTGCATCTTCGGAAGAAGCGCTCCGGGCCTTCGTGCAGCGTCAGCGGGCATCCCGCCTGGCGGTGGCACTGCTCGCGGACTTCTACCGGGCCCACCCCTGCCGCATGGCCCGGGTGCACCTGCTCGTCGCGAGCGCCGTGGCCCTCGGCCGCTTCTGGGGCGTGTCCGCTCCGTTCGCCCGACTGGGCGCGGCGGTGCTGCCGGTGGACTCAATCGGACGGCCGCGCACTGCGGCCTGGGCCTCGTACGCGCGGGCCTGTGCCGAAGGACTTCCCCTGGAGATTCGCGACGAGCGGTGGATTGAAGCCCACCTGCAGGACGCCGCCGAGGCACGCGAAGCCGGACACGAAGCGGCCTTCCTCATGGAGGCACGGGCCCATGACGGTGAGCCGCTGTGGCGGCTGCTCGTGCAGCACCTGGAGATGACGCTCGGCTCGCGCTTCTTCGACCAGCCTGCCCTCGCTGGCGCGGTGTCGGGTGAGGCGGCGATGGCTCACGGCATGGCCGTGACACTGAGGCGACTGCTGCGCGCCGGGTGGAGCCTGCTCCAGCACTATGCGCTCGCCACCGCTCGCGCGGTGCTCTTCCCTCGCTGGCCGGAGTACCCGGGACTGGTGGACGAGCGGCGCACGGCCTGGCTGCTGCTCTCCAGTTTCGTCACCGCGTGGGCCGCGGCTGGTGTGTATCGCCGGGGCGTGCGCGCCCTCCACCGCGGCCAGCGCGTGGGCCCCGCGGAGGCATGGCCCCTGCTCGCGGCGACGCTCGGTGCGGACGTGGCGCGCGTGGACCCTCGCGTGGTGCGCTTCTACAGCAACCCCGGTGCGTGGGCCGTGAGTGCCTCCGTGGAGCTGCGC contains these protein-coding regions:
- a CDS encoding acyl-CoA dehydrogenase family protein, producing the protein MTARSRWSSDELEQVRGLAASYFTKEVLPNVPKHVAQGYPDKALYRRAGELGLLCMSIPEAYGGGGGTFAHEAVLIEEQIRAGDPSMGFAVHCTIVAHYILAYASEAQKQKWLPKLASGEWVGAIAMTEPGTGSDLQAISTRAVREGDFYRVSGAKTFISNGHVCDFLIIAARTGDAKGHAGISLLCAEVSDTTPGFQRGRILEKLGGKGQDTTELFFDDLKVPAVNLLGGEEGKGFIQLMQQLPQERLSTALIAMASLERAVEVTIDYTKQRHVFGKPLFALQNTRFELAECATLRRVCRTFIDDCIEAHLAGRLDVTTAAMAKYWVTDQACIVADRCLQLFGGYGYMKEYPIAHLFADTRVLRILAGANEVMKELVARSL
- a CDS encoding acyl-CoA dehydrogenase family protein, whose protein sequence is MHARTPEQASFAAAIDAFCRDKTGTRAQRDALTRNGTEAHNPALYAQMAELGWLGVGLPLKYGGSGGGMADMCLFAERTAYGLAPVGGYVTTAVAAGPYAKFGTEAQREKVLGGIVQGRVEAISISEPGAGSDAAAITCRATRTQGGFVINGQKTWCSNAHLADHMLLVARTSTTGSRHEGLTMFCVPTGTPGVEIRGIPTMAGRDVNDVFFTDCFLPESAVVGAVDQAWPQLMAGLNSERLILAATMLGRGRRAFDDAVTYVKERKQFGRPVGSFQALKHRIADLATELDCCELLLYRVAAMADEAPERMLPREASMAKLKTTETAKRVALEGMQMMGGYGYATEYDMESHLRATVISTVYGGTSEIQRDIIGKTFGL
- a CDS encoding AMP-dependent synthetase/ligase; protein product: MGPSLAALEAQCQSQADKLTLPLLLKRNAEEYAGEPALTAGDRTLTWALLREQTAVLCRGLGALGLKRGERMMIMMSGRPEHWVIDYAAAHLAAIPCTAYQTLSTEQIGYVARHSAATVVVLEGADEVSRWLPVLDTLRALKRVIVVDASAIPAGDARFVSYAQVEAEGRGLHEADPAVFEDGWKAIRPEDPISMIYTSGTTGDPKGVVLSHRNAFYEAVAVDLCAPVPMRVSSIAYLPLAHIGERELGLYRALYKALHVHICTDPAGVMPMLARARAPAFFGVPRLWEKLAAGLRAKLDMLEAPKREAILAAHAVALEAFQLEGSGRAVPPELQRKAEEAEARVLKPLRQTLGLDALVWASSGSAPIPVDILEYLGGFGIKVLEVWGMSETTGCATVNTPTDFRVGAVGRTIPGVQLRLAPDGEIFVRGPVVFLGYLSEDGRIVSATDRDGWLATGDIGTVDPDGFLSITDRKKELIITSSGKNIAPSKIEGMLRAHPLVGQAMAIGDNRPFLTALVSLDPEAAPLWARARGLAAQSLVDLMRDPTIRAELDSLVARTNARLSRAEQLKRYDVVPEAWSPVTGEITLTLKLKRRVILEKYAERIASLYANA
- a CDS encoding SDR family oxidoreductase, giving the protein MTLKPLAGRTLLMSGGSRGIGLAIGVAAGRLGANVALLAKTDTPDPRLPGTVHTAAAEIEAAGGRALAVVGDVRDEADVQRAVDETVARFGGIDFCVNNASALAPLKTDELSVKRFDLMQQIQLRGTFLLTRASLPHLRRSSQAHILSLSPPVNLAPHWMGKHPAYTLAKYGMTLLTLGWAAEFAEAGIAANALWPRTLIATAAVKNLLGGDSSMERARAPDIMADAAVAILQRRPRECTGHTFIDEDVLRAEGVTDFTRYGGGPDVLLDLYVDP
- a CDS encoding TetR/AcrR family transcriptional regulator; translation: MSSAEAPRWKRLEPDTRREQILECAARLFGERPYADVSTTDIALEAGVARGLINHYFGQKRDLYLKVVKRMLLMPGLEENVPMTGSLRQRVERSVEWYLNTVATYGKTYVAVTGSGGIGSDPEVDRIIAEADDVASLKTLEFLGLKVEVGSDARHRAMMRSYAGLVKATIREWIRGGTLSREDAHLLLSEALITIVRDVFPQLAHQSGPERGDAKAPKTGPKRGREEP
- a CDS encoding enoyl-CoA hydratase-related protein produces the protein MSYQHIRSSLSGRIATLELHRPEARNGFTVTMADELAHALDAADANEDVRVVILTGAGRDFCVGADLSGQSLEVMNEEVLARGWIEPATRVTRRMFALRKPVIAAVHGAAVGVGSTMILPADFRLAAKDSRFGFVFSRRGIYPEAGSSWFLPRIVGMGRALDWMVSGRLIPAEEALGAGLVRSLHEPEALLDAAHALARELVETTAPVSVAVIRQELYRMSALPSPEPAFALDSRLIASLGQSADAVEGVMSFLQKRPAKFPRTLGEDLPAFLPWLEGQS
- a CDS encoding aldo/keto reductase, giving the protein MTRTLGAHGPPVSSLGLGLAALGRPGYITLGHGADFGEDRSVPAMERQAHAVLDAAYDAGVRYFDAARSYGRAEAFLASWLAARGLRAGDVTVGSKWGYTYTADWQVRAEHHEVKDHTLPTLQRQLGESRALLGRHLALYQIHSATFESGVLRDTAVLSALARLREQGLAVGLSLSGASQADVLRRALEVRVDGAPVFSCVQATWNLLERSAGPALAEAHAAGWGVIVKEAVANGRLTSRDSSPELRPLRELASEHGVTPDALALAAVLAQPWVSVVLSGASTVEQLRDNLAARSVPWSAKLDSRLHGLVEAPRDYWAKRSSLPWN
- a CDS encoding aldo/keto reductase; translated protein: MNYRQLGRTGLYVSELCFGAMTFGGEGFWKVVGTQGQEEADKLVGRSLDAGINFFDTANVYSNGASEQLLGKALGAKRSNVVLATKVRGRMGPGPNELGLSRGHIMDSVHSSLKRLGTDYIDLYQIHGYDPVTPLDETLRALDDLVSQGKVRYLGASNLAAWQLMKALGISENKGLARFESLQAYYTIAGRDLERELVPLMKDQHLGLMVWSPLAGGFLSGKYRREQQGPQGSRRVDFDFPPINKDRAYDVIDVMDGVAKEHNVSVARVALAWLLHQQHVTTIIIGAKNEQQLEDNLAATTLKLTPEQLKKLDAVSKLPDEYPQWMLERQGADRVPPAK
- a CDS encoding DUF429 domain-containing protein codes for the protein MDGAALPVHEEGVRFVGWDLTDPYSRACRPVDIAEVDTRGRVRFSEARWPAPPSRGGDFNPVVLAAAFPVGAEDVLVVDGPQALARPGAQVREAERLLRAPGRTPDVLPVPGRPFCGFVRGSVLLFAGLRARGGLPMLDVDTASVREARLFEAFPGATWRELAVEKLGAKASRDGRERRRAVLEENGLRFPEGDLPTHDQLDAALCAWLGWLTRKAPERVVAVGAPLTVDAHGWLREGCILDLSRGR
- a CDS encoding SRPBCC family protein codes for the protein MTAAFYLLLAIGLLGAFDVLYFHTWRSRLQERAECQREVLWHTVRHVIYGLQFLWVPHLRFQGAALGLLAVLYAADVFVAWADVWEERDSRAPQGGLPRGEYFMHVVLSVLVGLYLMSIFHVVWPDRLLPTGLRVDPPAVPVALRTLMTVMGVVALASFARDLARWFAFRRMPVASLPKQPPPRRIVVEALIPAPVETVWERTQEPELHTQWDVRFTSIRYLPECDSRGFHLMDYRTHLGFGMEVKGWGRYLANTPLVRSTFEFGSDDFRSLILKGRGLWLYERRAEGTFFKTVFDYQTRHGVVGELLDAVLFRPIMRLGTEWGFETLRQWCAGDEGAPARGRSRWRFALFVLARVLGRAPAPGAARSWLGSGNEHREAAPSCGELVEVSP